From the Lactuca sativa cultivar Salinas chromosome 9, Lsat_Salinas_v11, whole genome shotgun sequence genome, the window GCAGTGGCAGTCGAGGAATGTCAGGGCGGGATTCCGGCAGGTGGGATTGTTCAGGGAGAAGGTGGAGGAGGTGAAGAGTAAAGTGAGGTTGGAGTATCATAAGGATTTTCTTGTTGATGAAGATGGGAAATGGATGTTGCAAGGATGGAAAGGGAGAGTTCTTTATGCTTGTTCTTTGTGGAAACCTGCTTAAGTTATAGAATCCTAGTCCCTAGATAGATGATTAGAAGATTCCCATATGCATTTTTACTATTCTTTTTCATGTCTTTCTTTATTTTTTGATTTCTAATGTAACCATCTTTTGCAAGTATTTCCCACTTAAATCGATgcttaattttcaaaattttgtctaaaacaacaagaaattcgTCTAGATGGCTTACTGGTGATCATGGTGATCACTTGGGATTTAAGTAAACAGAGTTGAATAAATGTTACTGTATAAACACATTTCACACGTGAATCTCCTGTCGTTTTCAAACCCTAAATTGTATATTTCCAAAACATCAACATCATGATGCAATTTTCACTGTGCCTTTGACAATTCGCTGAACCTGGTCATTCTCAAAGTAAGCCTCAGTTTCCTGGGAATCTTCCTATTTTGAATATTCTTTATAGTTATGAACGATTATGAAGAGTCGAGAGGCCAACATTCAaactttatataaaatatatgttAGTTCAATGGATAAAAACAACCACCAACACCATTAAGAATTTTCTAGCTTATCTTTCAGCCTAAGAAACTAACTttatctttataataataattctcATTATTCAACAGATTAGTTTTGTTGAGTAGGTCATCAAATAATATCTGTATTCAACCATACATTCAAAATAAAGCAAATCACAAGCATTGAACATTCTACAATGCAACTAAACTAAGAAGTTAGTTACATGATAAGCTTGTTGGGAAAGTTATACATTGCAACTAAACTAAGAAGTTTGAGggcaaaaaatataaaataaaaacatattcttAATTGTTTAACATGAAAAAGATCAAGATCAtgaccttttattttgattcttaGGAGATCTTAAAACATTAAAGTCCAGCTTTCCTCGCTTAGGTGGCTTATGAGAACTCTTTTTACCATTGTTTGATGAAGAAGTATTGACTTCATTGATATTTGGTGATTTGGTGTCTGAAATAACTTCAGCTTGTTTCCTTTTGGCTTTCTTTCCACTTGAAGTTTCTTCTCTCATGCTCATTAATTCATCTTCTGGTGATACATTTTCTCTGTGATAGAAATACATGAttacttaaaaaaaatttaaaaatgaaacagatttgattttatattaaaaaattcaAGGATAACAAAAACAAACCTATTAGGTTGATGCCCAGAGGAAGTAGCATCACTTTCTGATTGTCTTGGGTTTGAAGCCTCTTCGTTTAATTTctaaaataacatgatttcacaTTTGACCAAAAAGTCAATGACTGTAAAGTcaaaagaatatttttattttgtactTACATCAATAGAAGGATTAAAACTCTGGAATGACATCCGGCCTCTAATGGCACCTGGACTAGGATCACCTTCCATAATGACCATACTGCATATAGAATATAGATACACCAGTTAATGATGTCCGTATAAATAGAAACATAAAAGCCGAATCTAtactttttgttttgttcttataaACTAAGACAAAAGTAGAACACTTATGCACTAATGAATGGTGAGTTACatgaaaaacttttcaattaACCATGACACATACAGCTACAGAGATACACATTTTTATGAATAAAGCAAATCAAATTCTATACAACTCCATGGTTTCAAAAGTCTAAagtaaaaacaccaagaacatgctAATACTTCAACTGTTTCACTCAAGTTCAGCTTGCACTAGATATGAAATTAACAAAGTTTTGGGAATCCACTTTCATCAAAGAATAGCAAAATATGAAAAATCTAAAGCAAACACACCAAGAACATGTTATGATGTTCGATACAGCCATACATTTTTTACGTTTTGTGCAACTAGCTCAAAATATTAGCATAAGTTACTGAAACATGGCCTCATGGATCCCGAATGCAAAGTGTGGTTTCTTTTGGTATGCAGAGACGATTGGCTCCAAAAAGATCCCATCAACTAGAGCGAAAAATAAGTCAAAAAATAAAGTATTACAACGAAGAGTTATACCATTTTTTGGTGGTAATAGATGGGAAATTTCCATTAGGAGTTACTTCTTCTTCCTTTTTGGTTTTCTCCTCTTTATTAGCTCCCCTTTGCATGAACTATCATACAGATAAATAAGAACACCACCTCAAATTTCACAGAGAAAATCAAAAGAAGAaagtaatttttaaaaattttgaacAACGAGCAACGTAATTGAGCCTTAACTCAAAATTCGGGGATTGAGAACAAAGTTATGCATAGTAAAGACTGAAAAGTATCTGAAAAAATCAAGAATCGGCTTATAATTACCTTCAAGTTCTTCAATGTGCTTGACAATTCGCGCTTAGCCATCGTTGATaatttgaaattagggtttcggcAGAGCCCTCTCAATCCGGCTCCCCGAATAACGCTGTGCCCTTTTTGCTAGCGAGGGTTTGGTAATTAGGAAACCCAAAATTTCATTCAAAATGACTAATATACCCTTAAAAAAATACTTTTACTTTTTACTTCCTCCTCGCGCGTTATCTCACTCGCCCCTTCCCCCCTCGCCGTCTACTTGACGCCTCCGGCTTCCGGCTGCTGGCTGCTACCACTCCTCTCGCCGGCTCCATGCTATATTACGTTGAACTGCAGAGATGATACTTAACCTTCAACCCATCGATTTTGCTTTGAGACCCTGTTTCGTAATCCATTATCATATTAGTTGTTTTTCAAGAAAAAAGGGGTTAATTGCGTTTTCTTCAatgagttttagggcttttcggTGATGGTGTGATTCAGCAAAATTGGCGTGGTAAAGTTTCATTATCACACTTCCAATGGAAAATTGTCTTACAGGAACAGTCAAATGGGTCAATGTCTTACAGTTGCAGAATGCAAAATGGCTGGCTTCACTGGAGTGGTGGGATCATTCTTCATGAAACTGCATAGACATTTGGAATACTCACAAAAGATAACAAAATATCGGTTGTATTAAAGATGATTTCTGTATCATGTAAGCTTTTTATGAATACCTTATTATATTACTATCGAAATGTCCAAATTTAAAACTCAGTGTTCTtgctcttcttttccttcttcagcCTCTTTATTCTCTTCTTCTTATTGCCTTTGATATGCAATCTTGAGCGTATCTATCTGCATATTTTGTATGCACAAacagcgagtcatggactgatgCATAAAAATCAACTCAAAGAGTAATGCATAATGAACAACATCCTTCAATCTTCAGAGTAACAAAATAGTCTTCAAGGAATGAAAAGGATCATTATATCACACTTCCAATTGAAAATTGCGAGCGAGTCATTCAAGCtagaaaaataaattatatcAAGCCTCTGAATGTATTAAAAATTTGATGCTGTTCAGGAAGACAAAAACAGAGCAACAAATTCAAAACATGGTGACTTAGAGTGTGATCGATTGAATCTTTAAACAAATTAACATATATGGTTCATAGTTTGGGAAAAAGTTGCAGACATCTTTTGACGATGAGGGGTGATATTAGAACGAAAAAGTCGATCGTACATCCCCATGGGCGGTCTTATGAAATTGTAGTGTTCATAAATCATAACCACTCCCGGTTTAAGGCAGATGACTTTTAACAATCATGAACTCGGTATGAgtatatttttctataaaaacgATGATTAATTCACTTGGGGATAATTATACTTGATGATAAAATGACAAGGGTTAGAGTGGAAAATGATTAGAAGGTGAACTAAACTCAAATTGAATAACCAAAAATATGACATTCAACTGTTGAATAGAATTATGGTGGGGTCTTTCCCTTTTatctaattaaaaattaaataataattcaaTGCAAAGTTGCTAAGATTGCATCACATGAAAGATCCTATCAAAATGAATTAATCTTCAAACTAGGGTGATAGTTGATACTACCTCCCACTTTGCGTGGGACCAAAACTTACATAAAAACAAAATTCTAAGGATCAAATTTGTCAATATACAAAAATATAAGGACCAAACTTGTCAATATACAAGTTTTATAGCCAATATCCGAAACCCAACAAATCTAGGGACCAAACCTATCAACGTTGTGGCCAAAGTATGGAATACAAAACTTATTGTTGCCAAAGTATGAAACTTAAGTATATTATTCATTTCTAGTTTGTAATTAGATATAGTAAATAATTTGTTTGCAAGCTCTTGTTTATGGAGTACCCACTATAACTTGATCTTGATTAAAACGTCAATTAGTGAATCAATTTTAACGTCTTAATAAGTAATTTCAAATAGAAAGAAAAATATTATACTGAAAAGGGTAATAAAAAGATAATAATATAGTCACGACCATGTAACATTAAACACACGAGATCACAAATTGACTAAAATGCAGGTTGTGATGATATGTCTAATTTAAGAATAAATGAAGTTGTGATATTTAATTAGACATCCTGCAATCTACAAGGCTCGACTTTTGAGTTGAACTAACCAATCTTCAAAGATCAACATCAAGGTAAATGGATAACTTTTTTTAGGCTATGCATGCTATTTTTAGCAAAACTAATGATTTTTCTAAAGGCTATACGCTAAGGGAGTCTGGTTTACGGATTTCAAAAGAATTTAGAGGAACTTTGTGTTTCATTACCAAATTCAAAGGATTTAATTAGACTTATTTTGAATTccattaaatttgcatttaaattAACCCATCGTTCTTTAAGGAAAAAGATTTTAGATTTAGTTGCTttattaaaaagaacaaaaatttcATCGCACATCCTCTTTAATTTAGTCATGTTTCATAAAATCAAaatagattattattattatctaacACATATACAACTAACATCTACTCATCCGTATCTTTACCCCACATCACTCCTTACATCTACCCTTGTACCCTTACCCCACATCACTCCTTACATCTACCCTTACATATGCCTTCACCCCACCCCAACGAAAGACACTCGCAACTATATCATACATTTGTAAGTGCATCCCTGACCTATACCCGCACTCACATACCCAATGTTGTAAACCCCGATCAAGTCGCTCGTAGAGTACTTGAAACTCAACCTTGAAACATAGCGATTTTATGGAAATCGGTCAAAAAAAATGGAATCGGTCAAGTTTAGAGCAAATTGGTCCTACTCACTCAATTTTCAATAATtttgatattttctataaaaaaaaataataactaatattaagtaattaataaaacatacatcatatatttaattatttattaaacctTTGTTTAATTTTACCTTGTTCGCTTTAATTCAAACTAGATAGGTATCCCCCGCTACGCGGGGTCAGAAGCTTTTGATTCGGGAGGGTTTTTGTGAATCTTTTTATTCCTTCGTGTTCCGTGACATGTTTCATTAGACTTGGAACTATCTCATATAATGTTAGACAATTCCCAAAAACATGAAATTTAAAACAAACATTTGAGCAACATATAGTCAAGAAACACAAGCATATGAAATATTTGTGATTGAATTGAATACCCTTGTCCTGATGTAGATGCTTCCTTTTTCTatgtaaataataaaataaaaataaataaagaccAATGAGAGTGAATTAACAttcaataaaataataagaacATGCAGCTATTTGTTCCCTATGTTCTGCAAGCCTAATTAAATCTTTGATGGGGATTTCATTCATACGCATCTCAAGGTCTACTTCGGAAATTATAAGCAATTATGGGTACACTGTGAGAGAACAAAATGATCAACGTCAAAGTTAGTCAAAGATGTACACTTGTAGCATTTACAACTTAAGCTAAGTTACTTtgtcttttatttctttttcgtGTGCTATGAGGGAATTTCTTTATTGTTTTCTTAATCTCTCTGAAGATGTAGGAGATTTATTCTCAGGAACGGCATCCAGATGCTCCGATATAATCATAGAATCCACTTGAGACATTTCTAGAAAGTTGTTGGTTCATCATTTACATGGAAATGACCTCGTCGGAATGGAATCAGTGATGTCGATTGATGACGATCCAAAAAGTTCATCCGGTTTAAATTCCAGGGGTGTTGTTGTGCATGTAGTCGATTGTGAAGGAATGGAGATTTCGCAAACTTTTAGCCCTACGTTAGCAAGTCAATATTAAGTAAGATTACTTATTATACAGAATCTAATATTTTGGACATACCTGCACTAATTCTTGATTCAAACAATATGTTAAGAGGAGGTTCCCAGAAAAGGGCATTTCCGACATCCTAAATTCAGAAACACTCCAAAAGTTATCAATCTGTAGAAAAGTTTGTGCTTAACATGAGATATAAAGTCTGTGTCCTGTCGGGTCGCGGGTGGGTTTGCAGACTGAAGATGATGCTAACGATTGAAAGAATTTCTTAGGAAACAGCAGACAATAGAAGAGAATAGAAGCAGACAAAACGTAAAGACAACAATACGAATAATAGTAACAAACAACAAAAAGGGCAAAACAAAATACGCAAAACATTTGAAAGAATACAAAAGTCTTTATGCTTACCAAGTCAGGAACTTTCTCCAGTTGAAATGATGAATAAGATTTGGAAGATGATATTTTTAACAAAAATCTGAGTTGATATTTTGGAAACACCACAAAAATCCAACAAAACGAAATACATAATGCAAATTGTATTTCCATGTTTCGCATCTCAGGTCCTGTGCTCTACACACCCATCACAAAGTTAAGAAAGTAGTCAAATTCATCATTACTACTAATGTATTAGATTGAAGGAAGaaacacaaatcattttatttttttgttgggacgatagaagaaaaaaaaagtgcTATTGTATAATTGGAAACAATTTCGAATAAAAACCATTAACATGACTTATGCGTTTCAGTTGGGCATTTTCACAAACAATTGGCATGCATTGTCTATGTAttataaacaaataataaaatggATAGAAAGAAATCTGGCAACGAACATAATCTGTGTACCTTTACCCAAATCAATCTTTGTAGGCTCACCAGACACGAAATTGTGTTATACAGTTCCAGAAACAGATAACCACGAACAGTATCAAGATTGTTACCTTCACGCCGATCTCCAAGGGGAATAAAAACTTTTCTAAAAAAGATTCACAGGTAGGGATGCtcaaaatatttaaattcatCAACCTGTAATAACAAAACCGATGGAGAGAACGATGGTACCTAAAGATACAGATAAATAGAAGATGATGAGAAGTAGAATAGGTGGAGGAATATTTGGCACAAAAAATAACCCTAAGGTTTTATAAGCGTAGCTGGGATTTACCTGGCGATAGCTGCAGATCGATGGGAAGATGACGTCCTATATGAAGCACTTGTGACGGTCTTCGCTCTCCATTGCTACTTGGGGGCTTCCTCATTCTTCCGTGTGATGAGGTGGTTTCCGTCTAGGGCGGCGCCAATGACCACTGTCATAGACGATCGGTCCATGTCGGGTAAACGGAAGATGATGAGAAGTAGAATAGGTGGAGGAATATTTGGCACAAAAAATAACCCTAAGGTTTTATAAGCGTTTGATAGCTGAGATTTACCTGGCCATAACTGCGGATCGGGAGAAATCGGTTGAAGTGGTTAGACCTTGTGGATGAGAAAAATTGAACAATGATCAGAAGAACTTGTGGATGAGAAAAATTGAACAATGATCAGAAGAACTTGTGGATTGAGGTGGTGGAGACGATCGACATGAAGAGGGGATCAATATTGTAGTTAGAGAAGAAAGCCGGTGAGCAGCGCTCAAGTGAGCAGTAGGGAAGGCGAGCTGTAGGGCTAGAGGCAAACGGAAGAAGGGAGAGGCAGTGGAATCTGTTGATAGATTAACCCGGTGAAGGAACCATTGGAGACGTGTACAGAACACGTATCACTACTAAAAGAAGCAGTGAGAATCAGAAGCGGACACGTACTCAAGCAAGCGGTGAGGAAGCAAAAGAAACCCACCATCAATATAAATAACGACATAAAAAGACCCAATACAGAAAAGCGACAGAATTGGAAAGGGAAATAAAAAGGGAAAATTCGACATATTAAATGAAGCAAGCAAAGAGAAAAGTCAGGAAAATATAAAGGCACAATAAGAGAAAAGAGGATCCGTTATAATAACGGTAGCTAAGCCAagagaaattatatatatatatatatatatatatatatatatatatatatatatatataatttaatagacAAGAACAAAAAAGAAAAGATACTGTTCTAATATTAAATAACGTTACCCAATCCAAGTATTCTTGTCAAGGATGAGTAATCGTTACTCCTTAGTCGATCGGCCTAATATTACCTAACGACTTTTAGAAACTccaattatttattttgttttataaagctatctttttaatttatatattttatgcaAATTCAAGAAAAAAAACATAGGTTTGAACGGGAAAGAgtttaataaatgaaaatttaactAAACGAAaacattattattttataaaaaataatagtAAGGTAAAAAAACCAATAAATAGGTATTTTGGTGATATTACATCATTTACTTATTAATTTTTTTGACAAATGTGTAAACCAATAAGAAAATTTCAGTATAATATAACATTTTGCAGATCTTGACATTGAATCCAAAGTCGAGTTGCATTTCACACATTTTTCTTTATGGTTTGTTCTTCCCTACCTTGGTTTGAACCCCTACCTACTGCTACTCACAACTGATTAAAGCGTAAATGGCTCAACTTATTTGATTCATAACTCTTTTTCTTACCGGAAGAAACtcctttgtaacatcccaaaaatcaggtTTACCTTATGAACCTTCATCTTTTAGTAGTTAGCACTTTTGGCGCTTGTTAAGGGAATGCATGTTTGgcgagtacgcgaggcgtactggggtgtacgctcagcgtactcgtcCGCGTCTTGAGCGGGAAGGGTCgccaagtacgcggggcgtacccggcccagaagagaaaccctaatatgttgagcctccctatttaagcaaccttaaggCCCTTTTGTTGGCCACCTTTTCTAGAGCTTTAAcatttcaaaaccctaaatctcattcTTATAGCAAGGGAGTGTCTAGGAGGGCCTTGTATTGTGTTCTTGGCCATTTGGAGCAAAGTGATAGCCTTGGAAGAGGAAGGGTTGGAGCTCAAGCTTTTGGATCCGAGTTTAGCAGTGAAagaagcttcattttgaggtaaaaagcttcaagctttgcatCTTTTCTGTTCATGCTTTGTAGagagaagttttagggtttttggtccccaagTTCATAGCTTTTTGAGTAGTTGACCTCATAGAAGTCGAGATCTGTCCCATACTAGCTCATTTAGTGTTGTTATTTGATAAAAATCTAGTCTTGGTTGTTAAAGgttgttcatgcatgagatatggaccTTTTAAGGTTGGAAATGGAGTgttttgggtgttggtgacttccacagccatgcaaaggcttaaagtcaccaactttatggattaagtcatatTAGAGAAGTTAGATCTGGATTTTGGACGCAAGTCTTAACCAATTAAGACCTGAATGAAAAGAAGGAGAAAGTTGggagttacgttgggcgtaatcccagtacgcgcggcgtaaggtagccgcgtaccccgattctgtgaagcCTCCGGGTACGCTCAGGGTACAGATCTGGTACGCGCCGCATACCTCagaaggttgacttttgttgacttttagggtttggtcaacttttgggtatttgagccatgagaggggtaaaatggtcttttacccttctgataaTGATAGGAAAGGAAAGAGTCTAACCTTGGGGAAATGTATTAATGAGAAGTGTTTGTTATGATTAGGCGAAGGCTAGATCTTATCTCACAGAGTCCAAGAtttacctgaggtgagtcttctcactatactgtacctggcagggtacctatgtgtgacttgaaggtcttgtatgttatgagatatatgcattgtatgctatgagttgcatgTATGGTATGcattatgtatgtgatatgtatgatatgcttgatatgggtcggaaggcattatgatgtggaccggaaggttagggagttatggaccggaaaGTCGACACAGGtagaaccggaaggtttaccgggttgggacagaagtcccctgagacacatggtctggaaggtcgt encodes:
- the LOC111902224 gene encoding uncharacterized protein LOC111902224, whose product is MAKRELSSTLKNLKFMQRGANKEEKTKKEEEVTPNGNFPSITTKKCMVIMEGDPSPGAIRGRMSFQSFNPSIDKLNEEASNPRQSESDATSSGHQPNRENVSPEDELMSMREETSSGKKAKRKQAEVISDTKSPNINEVNTSSSNNGKKSSHKPPKRGKLDFNVLRSPKNQNKRS